A window of Ranitomeya variabilis isolate aRanVar5 chromosome 2, aRanVar5.hap1, whole genome shotgun sequence contains these coding sequences:
- the LOC143803918 gene encoding trace amine-associated receptor 4-like, which produces MNSSGSWSEQTSSLCLHFLNNSCISKNRSLSSYWALYIVMSGAVVLTVLGNLMVIISVAHFKQLHTPTNFLILSLATADFLVGLMVMPFSMVRSVTSCWYFGDFFCKLYKCFDMMFCTSSIFHLFFISVDRYYAICHPLHYYGTMSIPVIHLLLFVSWSGPCLYSFGLILSDIHVEGIHSYVAAFSCIGSCTLVLNKLWGTISSLICFFIPGILMIGIYIHIFSIARKQAKAISNHTNSLCGKRTTCSKMYVNAENKAARTLSLVMGIFILCWLPFFIVTVIDPFMNYSTSEDVYNIVLWLGYFNSTLNPIIYALFYPWFKKSFVLTGPSQKISI; this is translated from the coding sequence ATGAATTCTTCTGGCTCATGGAGTGAGCAGACCTCAAGTCTTTGCCTTCATTTTCTCAACAATTCCTGTATTAGTAAAAACAGATCACTTTCTAGTTATTGGGCTTTGTATATCGTCATGTCTGGAGCAGTGGTCCTCACAGTTTTAGGAAACCTCATGGTAATCATTTCAGTTGCTCATTTCAAGCAGCTCCATACTCCAACTAACTTCCTAATATTGTCCTTGGCTACTGCTGATTTCCTTGTTGGGCTGATGGTCATGCCCTTTAGTATGGTGAGATCTGTCACCTCATGCTGGTATTTTGGGGACTTCTTTTGTAAGCTTTACAAGTGTTTTGATATGATGTTTTGCACAAGTTCCATttttcatctatttttcatttctGTAGACCGGTATTATGCAATTTGTCACCCTCTTCATTATTACGGGACAATGTCAATCCCAGTGATACATTTGCTTTTATTTGTGAGTTGGTCTGGGCCTTGCCTGTATTCATTTGGCCTTATCCTTTCTGATATTCATGTAGAAGGAATCCATAGTTATGTTGCTGCATTCTCGTGCATTGGTTCTTGTACTCTGGTGCTAAACAAACTTTGGGGGACAATTTCTTCATTAATCTGCTTTTTTATTCCTGGCATTTTGATGATTGGCatttatattcatattttttcCATTGCAAGAAAACAAGCTAAGGCTATATCTAATCACACAAATTCTCTGTGTGGGAAAAGGACAACCTGTAGCAAGATGTATGTAAATGCTGAAAACAAAGCAGCAAGGACATTAAGCCTAGTTATGGGAATTTTTATATTGTGTTGGTTGCCTTTCTTTATCGTTACAGTCATTGATCCTTTCATGAATTACTCAACATCTGAAGATGTTTACAACATTGTTCTGTGGCTAGGGTATTTTAATTCTACTCTTAACCCAATAATATATGCTTTGTTTTACCCATGGTTTAAGAAATCATTTgtacttacaggtccttctcaaaaaattagcatatag